The DNA region GCTCTTCCCGCTGATCGCGGTCGGGGCGGCGATCGGCGCCGCGCTGCTCTCGGCCGAGCAGCTCCACAGGATCGAGGACAAACTCGCCGAGCAGGTGCCGGGCATCTCCGACCAGCTCGGCATCGAGAACCTGGTGGCCCACGCGGGCACGGTGGGAGTGGTGGCCGGTGCGCTGCTGCTCTTCACCGGCATCGGCTGGATCGGCTCGATGCGGGACTGCCTGCGCGCCGTCTGGGACCTGGACGACGTGGACCTCGGCAACCCGGTCCTGCGCAAACTCAAGGACGCGGGGCTGCTGTTCGGCCTCGGCGGGGCGGCGCTCGTGACGCTGGCCGTGTCGTCGGCCGGCTCCGTCGCCGTCGGCTGGACGGCCGGTCTGCTGGGCATCTCGGACCGCGGCGCCGGAGGTGTGGTGCTGCAGGTGGCCACCCTGGTCGTGGCGGTGCTCGCCGGCTTCCTGCTGCTGCTCTATCTGCTGACCCTGCTGCCCGGCGTCGAACCCCCGCGGGGCAGGCTGCTGGTGGCCGGAGCGATCGGCGCGGTCGGCTTCGAACTGCTCAAGCTGCTGCTCGGCAGCTATATGAGGGGCGTGGCGTCGAAGAGCATGTACGGCGCCTTCGGGGTGCCGGTCGCGCTGCTGCTGTGGATCAACTTCTCGGCGAAGCTGCTGCTGTTCTGCGCCGCCTGGACGGCGACGCAGAACAGCGAGGACGAGGCGTCCGAGACCGTCAGCGACGAGGAAGGCGGCGCACCAGGTCCGGCAGCGGCCAGCGCCGGTTGACCAGGAACACCCCGCCGGCCAGCAGCACCAGGACGCCTCCGACGATGCCCAGCGCGATCCCGACGCCTCCGCCGCCGCCCTCGGCCGCGGCGGCCTTCGCGGTCTGTGCGGGGCCGTTGTTGCCCTCGTCCTTTCCTTGCCCGGCCGCGGGGCCCTTCCCGGTGCCGGTGGCGGCGGACTTCGGGGGCACCAGTTCGCCGACCGGGGTCACCTTGCCGCTGGCGTCGAAGCCCCAGTCGAGGAGGCTGGCGGCCTCCTTGTAGACGGCGTGGGTCTCGTCGGACGACGGGTTCATGACGGTGACGAGCAGCACCTTGCCGTTGCGTTCGGCGACACCGGTGAAGGTGTTGCCGGCGTGCGTGGTGTAGCCGTTCTTGACGCCCGCGACGCCCTTGTACGGGTCGACGCCGCCCGCGCCGGTGAGCAGCTTGTTGGTGTTCTGGATGCCGAAGCTCTCGCGCTTCCCGTTCTTCTCCGCGCCGGGGAACTGTGCCTCGGCCGTGGAGGAGTACTCCCGGAAGTCCGCCTTCTGCAGCCCGCTGCGGGCGAACAGCGTCAGGTCGTAGGCGCTGGAGACCTGGTCGGGCGCGTCGTACCCGTCGGGCGACGCCACCTTCGTGTCGAGCGCCTGCAGCTCCTCGGCGTGCGCCTGCATCGCGTCGACGGTCTTGGGGACGCCGCCGTACATCGCGGACAGCACATGCACCGCGTCGTTGCCCGACCGCAGGAACACACCGAGCCACAGGTCGTGGACCGTGTACGTGAGCTTCTCCTTGACGCCGACCAGGCTGCTGCCCTCGCCGAGATCGGCGAGATCCTCGTCCTTGACGGTGTACTTCCGGGTCTTCGGCTGCAGCGCCGGCATCACGGTGTCCGCGAAGAGCATCTTCAGGGTGGAGGCGGGAGGCAGCCGCCAGTGCGGGTTGTGCGAGGCGAGGACCTGGCCGCTCTCCGCGTCCGCGACGAGCCAGGACCTGCCCGTGAGGTCCTTCGGCAGCACCGGGGCGTCCGGTCCCAGCTTGACCTGCGTGCCGGCCCGGCCCAGCAGTTCGCCACCGACCTTGGACATGCCCTTGGGTGGCTTCGGCTGGTCGTCGGAGGTGTCCTTGCTGACCGCCGATGCCGGGCTGATGACAAAAGTGGACAACAAGGCGGCAGAGATGACCGTCAGTGCGGTCTTTTTGAGAGCAGGCACGGTCGGAAACGTACAGTGCGAAGATATGAAAATGGGTGCGGATGGCTTGACCCGCCGGGCATACCGCCGGGACAGCCCACCCCGGGCGGATGCGCCGGAGCGCGGCGGAGATACTGAGTTCATGAAGCTCAGCCGCCCCGTCTCCTGGTTCCTGCTCGCCTTCGGGGTGTGGAGCTGGTTCATCTGGATCACTTTCGTCAAGAACCTGTGGAAGGACGGCAGCGGACTCGCCTTCGACGACGCGGGTGACCCGACTGCGTACTTCTGGGTGCATCTGCTGCTCGCCATCACGTCCTTTCTCCTGGGGACGGCCGTTGGTGTGATCGGGTTCCGTGGCGTCAAGGCCCTGCGCCGCGAACGCGCATAACAGGCCGTACGACGGTCGGGTGAGGGCAAGTGGCAATGGCCGGTCTCGTGGTGACGATGATCGTGGTGCTCGCACTGCTCGCCGGGGTGCACCGCTATCTCTGGCGCCGATTCGTCGGTGACACGACGGCCGAGGGCAGCGTCCTGCGCAGAACCGGCACGGTGGCCGCGTACGTCCTGCCGCTGCTGAGCATCGGCGCGCTGGTCTCCGGCCGCGCGGGTGCGCCCTTCTGGCTCCAGCAAGTGCTGGCCTGGCCGGG from Streptomyces sp. NBC_01591 includes:
- a CDS encoding YihY/virulence factor BrkB family protein, whose product is MDWLKNLPVIGPIVSRLMATHAWRSYETLERVHWARLAAAITFISFLALFPLIAVGAAIGAALLSAEQLHRIEDKLAEQVPGISDQLGIENLVAHAGTVGVVAGALLLFTGIGWIGSMRDCLRAVWDLDDVDLGNPVLRKLKDAGLLFGLGGAALVTLAVSSAGSVAVGWTAGLLGISDRGAGGVVLQVATLVVAVLAGFLLLLYLLTLLPGVEPPRGRLLVAGAIGAVGFELLKLLLGSYMRGVASKSMYGAFGVPVALLLWINFSAKLLLFCAAWTATQNSEDEASETVSDEEGGAPGPAAASAG
- a CDS encoding D-alanyl-D-alanine carboxypeptidase family protein, which encodes MPALKKTALTVISAALLSTFVISPASAVSKDTSDDQPKPPKGMSKVGGELLGRAGTQVKLGPDAPVLPKDLTGRSWLVADAESGQVLASHNPHWRLPPASTLKMLFADTVMPALQPKTRKYTVKDEDLADLGEGSSLVGVKEKLTYTVHDLWLGVFLRSGNDAVHVLSAMYGGVPKTVDAMQAHAEELQALDTKVASPDGYDAPDQVSSAYDLTLFARSGLQKADFREYSSTAEAQFPGAEKNGKRESFGIQNTNKLLTGAGGVDPYKGVAGVKNGYTTHAGNTFTGVAERNGKVLLVTVMNPSSDETHAVYKEAASLLDWGFDASGKVTPVGELVPPKSAATGTGKGPAAGQGKDEGNNGPAQTAKAAAAEGGGGGVGIALGIVGGVLVLLAGGVFLVNRRWPLPDLVRRLPRR
- a CDS encoding SCO4848 family membrane protein encodes the protein MKLSRPVSWFLLAFGVWSWFIWITFVKNLWKDGSGLAFDDAGDPTAYFWVHLLLAITSFLLGTAVGVIGFRGVKALRRERA